A genomic region of Papaver somniferum cultivar HN1 chromosome 7, ASM357369v1, whole genome shotgun sequence contains the following coding sequences:
- the LOC113296715 gene encoding cysteine--tRNA ligase 2, cytoplasmic-like, whose translation MAIREFQLYNSMTKQKEIFVPKEPGKVGMYVCGVTAYDLSHIGHARAYIAFDVLYRYIKHLGYEVTYVRNFTDVDDKIINRAKEVGEEPLDLSKRFCDEYLRDMNDLQVLVPTEQPRVSENMVEIKNMIAEIIKNDCAYAADGDVYFSVDKFPAYGRLSGRKLEDNRAGGGGRAQDSLTSRKRNQNDFALWKAAKPGEISWESPWGPGRPGWHIECSAMSDRYLTSSFDIHGGGMDLIFPHHENELAQSCAARPNTCEIKYWMHNGFVNTNNEKMSKSLGNFFTIREVTKLYHPLALRYFMMSTHYRSPVNYSLDQLDIASDRVFYSYQTLLDCEEALIPFREKNPEGSVPKGKNIRITPEAQECINKLKNDFYAKMSDDLHTQDFLNGALQEILKLMNSSLTKLKKAKQQQQSLFLSLAEMEKEAKMVLDTLGLMSSLSYSEVLEKLKAKALTRANLTEEDVLQQIEDRTQARKDKDFAKSDKIRRDFEFKGIALMDVGNETIWRPCVPRETEQTVASTEVKQNSETVAVASTEVKQNSEIETVAVASTEVDKISI comes from the exons ATGGCGATACGGGAGTTTCAGCTGTACAATAGCATGACTAAGCAGAAGGAGATTTTCGTACCCAAAGAACCAGGGAAAGTTGGGATGTATGTCTGTGGTGTTACAGCTTATGATCTCAGTCATATCGGTCATGCTAGGGCTTATATTGCCTTTGATGTTCTTTATAG ATACATAAAACATTTGGGCTATGAAGTTACGTATGTACGCAACTTCACTGATGTCGATGACAAG ATAATTAATCGAGCTAAGGAAGTAGGGGAGGAACCATTGGATCTCAGTAAACGCTTCTGTGATGAGTATCTTAGGGACATGAATGATCTACAAGTCCTTGTTCCTACAGAACAACCCCGTGTTTCTGAAAACATGGTCGAAATTAAAAATATGATAGCTGAG ATTATAAAAAATGATTGTGCTTATGCTGCTGATGGAGATGTCTACTTTTCGGTTGACAAATTTCCAGCTTATGGCCGGCTATCTGGGCGAAAATTAGAAGACAATCGAGCTGGTGGAGGTGGACGAGCTCAAGACAGTTTAACTTCAAGAAAACGAAATCAAAATGACTTTGCACTATGGAAG GCTgcaaagccgggagaaattagcTGGGAAAGTCCTTGGGGACCTGGCAGACCTGGGTGGCACATAGAGTGCAGTGCCATGAGTGACCGTTATCTGACTTCCTCCTTTGATATTCATGGTGGAGGAATGGATCTGATATTCCCACATCACGAAAATGAACTTGCTCAGAGTTGCGCTGCCCGCCCCAACACTTGTGAAATTAAATATTGGATGCATAATGGTTTTGTCAATACGAACAACGAGAAAATGTCCAAGTCCCTTGGCAACTTTTTTACTATCCGTGAG GTCACCAAATTGTATCATCCATTAGCATTGAGGTACTTCATGATGAGTACGCACTATCGGTCACCTGTCAATTACTCATTGGATCAACTAGATATTGCGTCTGATAGGGTTTTCTACTCATATCAG ACTTTGCTGGACTGTGAAGAGGCCTTAATTCCATTTCGAGAGAAAAATCCCGAGGGATCAGTACCAAAGGGCAAAAATATTCGCATAACTCCGGAGGCTCAGGAGTGCATCAATAAATTAAAGAACGATTTCTATGCTAAAATGTCAGATGATCTCCACACTCAAGACTTCTTGAATGGTGCTCTTCAGGAAATTTTGAAGCTTATGAACAGTTCACTGACCAAGCTCAAGAAG GCAAAGCAACAACAGCAATCGTTGTTCCTGTCCCTTGCTGAAATGGAGAAAGAAGCGAAGATGGTTCTAGATACTCTTGGACTAATGTCATCTTTATCATATTCAGAG GTTCTGGAGAAATTGAAAGCCAAGGCTTTGACAAGAGCAAATTTGACTGAGGAAGATGTGTTGCAACAAATAGAAGACCGAACCCAGGCAAGGAAAGACAAGGATTTTGCTAAAAGTGACAAAATCAGGCGTGACTTCGAATTTAAGGGCATTGCTCTTATGGATGTGGGCAATGAAACTATATGGAGACCTTGTGTCCCAAGGGAAACTGAACAAACTGTCGCATCTACTGAAGTAAAACAAAACTCAGAAACTGTTGCAGTAGCTTCCACTGAAGTAAAACAAAACTCAGAGATTGAAACTGTTGCAGTAGCTTCTACTGAAGTTGACAAAATTAGCATCTGA